In Lycium barbarum isolate Lr01 chromosome 9, ASM1917538v2, whole genome shotgun sequence, the DNA window TACTCTTATggatattttgaggaataaaAAGGAATCTAGCAATAATGTCTATTCTGTGTTGACACGATTGAAAGACACATCATTAATTGAAAGTTGGACATGTTCTACTGCAGCCAACCTCATGCCATGCAAAATGGTTTTTCTTTTTGTGATGATTAATTTAGACGTTAATTGGTATTTAAATGTTGGACATGTTCTACTGCACCCAAACTCGTGCCATGCAAAATGGTTTTTCTTTTTGTGATGATTAATTTAGACGTTAATTGGCATTTAAAATTTATTCACCCGACTAATTCGGATAATGACACCGCATAGGTTCAGTGGCGGATttaggattttcattcagggggttcgaaaaaaacaacaaaagctaaatataaaaaaataatgttgttgatagGAATCCATCCTAGGACGCTAGAGATAATTTTGAACACCCTAGACCACTTGAActaaccttttgcatttgtttagggtattcaaaagttaatatatgtacataaacatagAACATCTACCCTATATAAACGCTTTAACTTTTGCCGTGCATAGGTTCATTATTAAGTAGTAAATCGCTCCATATCAAATATTCTCTATTGATCATTCAAACCTGAGACCTCTGATTGAGAGTTAAGAAATTTACCTAGAAGTGTCAAAATGAACGGGTTTGGCTAATTTTGATAGGGTCAAAATAAATTGAGTTAATAAATAGATGGATCATTGATTATTTGAccagggaaattcgcaaaattgcccttcttttgcagtggtctttaaattttgccacTCATAgttgcggtctttaaattttgcccctcatatttgtggtctttaagttttgcccttagcttggatacctgaggttctgggttcgaacccccgctcaggcataaaattaaaaaataatttcgcaaggcaggactggagggagtgtatgtcggatccggcataaggtccttaaggaaaaattaaagttatgccggagggggcataacttttcctcaagacatagtTTAGTGATGTCTTATTGgtcaaaacttttccttaaggaactatgtcttatggggcagacttttaattaaggcataaccaaaagtatgcctcataaggcggaacttttccttaaagcAAACTTTTAgcttgccttaaggaaaagttccgccaaaagtttgccttaaggaaaagttccgccttatggggcatacctTTAGTTATGcctagttaaggcataactaaacgtatgccccataaggcggaacttttccttaaagcataattaaaagtttgccttgaaaagtaaaataaaataaaatatatgtctcaaggcaaagtctgcctcatccggcataactttagtttttccttaaggattgtatgctggatccggcataactttagttatgccttatggggcaaaacttttccttaaggaactatgccttatggggcagacttttaattaaggcataaccaaaagtatgtctcataaggcggaacttttccttaaggcaaacttttagtttgccttaaggaaaagtttcgccttatagggcatacttttagttatattttatggggcacacttttagttaagacataactaaaagtatgtcccataaggcggaacttttccttaaggcataattaaaagtttgccttgaaaagtaaataaaataaaatatatgtctcaaggcaaagtccgccccctccggcataactttagtttttccttaaggattgtatgctggatccggcatacactccccccagccctgccttgcgaaattattttttattttatgcctgagcgagggttcgaaccagaacctcaggtatccaagcgaagggcaaaacttaaagaacacaaatatgatgggcaaaatttaaagaccaccccaaaagaagggcaatctgtGCAAAAAAATGATTTGACCATAGATGGGTTAAGTTAAGATGGGCTAAACAATCGATTAATGTCAACCCACCCAACTCTTACGTagttttaatttctttgcttGTTTTGTTATAATGTATTTAATTAACTAAATAAATTTTGTTTTTCTTAATTATGGCTATATAACACATATTATATAAGAAAtgaaatattttcaaaatattttgacaagatttctcatggatCAATTTGGGCTACATACCTATCCAAAAATTATTAACCTGTCCAAGTCTGAACAGGATGGACggatcatattttcatgaattaattTTACCACCCTATTATTATCCATCCCACTAAACTGCTCTTAGTGATACATGCATGTGATTGTACCAAATTGGCTTTGCTTGCTGTGTTGTACCACTATAACAGCTACTAGAATTCTTGGAAATCAGTTTAACCACATTATTTTCCTCTCGGATTGGCCTTGACAATTCACAATTGGTTACGGGTATCTTCTACCATGAAAATCACTAGCTTACGCTCTGACCCGAGTATGGGGCACATGGAATTTCGTGTGAATCAGCAAGGACCACTTTACACAGCCAAATAATCCTAGGTGACCGATAGCGAAATAGTACCGTGAGGAAAGGATGAAAAGAACCCCGATTGGGGAGTGACATGCTTACAAATATTGCCCCATGTGACCTATTCGAATTAGACAGATTCGAATTCTTAATTGGGACCACTTCCATGTGCCACTTGcagttctttcttttctttgcttCTCCTAAACCCTTCTTTGGTTCCCTTATCCCCACTTGTTGCAAAACACCCAAACCCCTTTGGTACATCACACTCATGTTATTTTTAAGGTTCATATTATAATTTTGTTAGCTTCTACCTGGTTGTTCCTTTTCTCCCATGCCCAAAATAAACAttcaatactccctccgtccacttttacttttactttactttactaaaaatagatatttatttttacttgtctagtttagaaaattaaaatataatttatcattttatatCTATTTTAAACCtaattattaagtactccaattcatttcccaatgttgatgacttataataaTTAAGGGTGATAAAGTAAAGTGAGAGTTGCTAAATTGTCGCACCAATTTGATCTAAATTTGGTCACACTTATGTAAAAATCACCATAACAtctattgtacaattttaaattaagataaactttgagaagaaaagataaaaatgacattaagtaagtataaattattaaatttgacctaaatagtcatataaaTTTACCTCATTTGGGCCATTGTGGCCAAAATAATGTGGCAAAAAGACCTTATTGAAAGTTAAAATTACTATTCTATTTATTGTTTCTTAAGGGGTATGCCAAGTCAAAATGGACAAATAAACATGGAGGAGGGAGTACAAGATTTTGCAACAGTTTGACTCAATTAGGTAATCAGAGCCGAAATTagaattttaaatttataaattcTGAAATCTACAAAAAAAACAGCTTACTAAGGTCTTGATAAATTATTCATGCATATTAAGTTGATTCTTAAATATAAGGTCTAGGTCAAAACTATTGGATTTGCCGAATCCATAGATAGGATTGCACTTCGCCCGTATAGATAGGCCTCTTTAATTTCCCATTTCttctatttttaaatttaaatatgGAGCACTAGCAGAAAGAATGAAAGAGAAATGTCAAATATCATTGCTCATTACTTTGGAAGATATTTTTGATACTAGTACAACTCAATTTTATACCCAGTTTTTGTATCACTTGCTTCAGCCTTTCTGAGCTCAAATGTATATCtgcaatctgcatatatatatgtgGCGCAGTAACAAATAGTATATAATTAGAACAAAACACTGCGATGGTCTCCACGGATGTTCAATTGTACACGCTATATTGATTTTAGTGCTTTGAATGTCAAAATGAAAAATTTGATCAAGCGCGGGTAAATGATGGGAGTAACTATGACTCTCTTGAGGAGCCAAATGTCTCGTCATCTAATTGGAGACACACATGAATAGATTGCCGAGATTCACACTGTCCCTATCTACTATTCAACTAAACCGCAATCAAGGAAACATGCGAAAAGAAGATCTTGTTGAACTTGACTGCAGTACAAATATAGAAGTGGAAAAAGAACATGCAAAAATCTCTTTTCCATTTGAAGAAAAAAGGCATAATTCAGATAAAAAATCTTTGATACAACCAAATTCAACCAAACCAGAATTACACTATAGAAGACAAAAGACTCAATATAAACCAAAATTCAAGCAACCCACCCTCAAAAAGAACAATATTGAAACTCTCACAAGACCAGAAATGGCAAAAATGATGAAAATTTCATAGTACCCTTCTTTTTGGAAGGCTGCTAGCTATGTTCTAACGATAGAACTAGCGGTGACAAACACACTTGTAATGGTAAGGGCTATTCATTGGGTCATTCCCCTCAACTGGAACTTGTTCTGCTCTGCATTTGTACTTGCATCCTCTGCATTCATTGTAAGTGCAAGTTGGAGCCACTGATCCTATCATCAACCTTCTTGAATTCTTTTTCACCCATCCTTTTCCACCACCCTTTTTCCACCAAAAATACAATTAAATTCACAATTGAAGCAAAAAGAAATAATTCATTCATAAATTTATACTATTTCTCTCTAGTACTTCTCTATGCTGTATGAAATAACTAGCAATACCCCCATTTATAATAATATGAAATCTATTTTAACTAAAAACCGGAAAGTTTATTGGGATTCTTCAATTTTTTCCCTTCAGCCAAACTTATTTATCTGCGCTAGCCCAAATAAACAAACttataatgtatatgtatgtatattatatatatagtatatatatatttatacttaaatatacaaaaCTATTACCTTtgctgtatatgtatatttatactaaatatacaaAACTATTACATTTGCTAGCTATTTTGTAAGCTAAATCACCCAAAGGCATTAGACTGTGATTATCCCACCTCCAACTTCGAGTTATTCTTCCAATGaagaagcaaaagaaaagaaggaactgATGAAAGAAATGCTTTTTTTGCACCAAGAATACAATTGAATTCACAAATTGAAGAAAGAATGGAAGGAAGGACCAAAAGAATATGTATTTTTCCTACCTCATAGTGTAAAGTACCCCGGGGTACTTGAAACGTTTGATAGGCCCTTTGAGAATGAGGAATTATGGCTTGAATTCTTGACCCTGTGGCAATGAAATGAGATACAAATGAAAAGTTCAGAGTTTTATAATAGCCAAGTATTTGaatgagaaaaaaataaataatgcaaATGGTGAATTGACCTTGTAAGAGTGCAAGTGAAGTAAGTAAAATGAAGAGCAAGTAATGGAGGAGTAAGAGGAGTCTAATTTTGGCCATTGGGGATAAGTTATGTTTTGTGAGGCCAAACAAAATGGCAGTCAAAATAGTATTGAAAAGAAATGATAGGAAGAAAAAGGGGAAGCTAAGGATGATGGAAAGATTGTGGCTGAATTATGAGTGTAAGAGATAGACTGCCTACTTATTCAGTACTGTCTTAAGAGTGAAGAGCATAACCAATTCATGAGGTCCCCAACTGACAAAATTCCCAACTCAAATTACAAAATTACTAGTTGTACAAAATAAGAGGAGGTATATTCGTGCTTTGCAAATACTATAATAATATAATGGGAAATTTTAAATGCTCGTCGATGCAAATGAGAAAATATTTACAATTTTatctctctataacaaccatGCAATCTCTATAACAATATTTCACTATAAAAGTCAAGTTTTCATTGAAACTGAATTTCATGTTATTTTATACATATTCCTTATAACAATATTTCATTATAATAGACAAAAAATATCAACACAAACAATGTCATTATAAAGAGGTTTGACCTTATAATATTTGAATTAATTAGTTGATACATTTGAAAGATTTTTGTACGTTCAATATCGATAAAGTTTTGACAAGTCAACTTTTTAATTAAGTTTCTAATGTGTGAAGTTACATATTAAGAAATTGAATTTTAATTACGTGCGGAAGCATATCAATTAGTTGAACTATTGATAAAGGGaatatttttactatattagaaga includes these proteins:
- the LOC132610020 gene encoding uncharacterized protein LOC132610020, whose protein sequence is MAKIRLLLLLHYLLFILLTSLALLQGSRIQAIIPHSQRAYQTFQVPRGTLHYEGGGKGWVKKNSRRLMIGSVAPTCTYNECRGCKYKCRAEQVPVEGNDPMNSPYHYKCVCHR